A region from the Volucribacter amazonae genome encodes:
- a CDS encoding phage antirepressor N-terminal domain-containing protein, translating to MNNTTLSAEIQNISTHKRAVKTVNFHNQILLTIEQNNIHYVAMRPICENIGLDWAAQYSRIKRDEVLSQGVVIITTPSNGGEQQTLCLPIQYLNGWLFGIDTKRVKLEIRETLIKYKKECYQALHDYWFKGEAKREIKPQKLTKEHQLFLKDLVMDRTKRLPKDKQAKGAITQWSALKTHFGKSYKDIDDEQFVEAVSLLARLPLEGELIVEQQNTEMIQLPYSIFLGIMKHTRLAKKLGEKTETLHRTLFELLKIDRYTRNDLAAIAYDVRAEFNAVLDVGEKYLREYQIKNGLLEEIKPRVRMIAKY from the coding sequence ATGAATAATACTACTTTATCAGCAGAAATTCAAAACATTTCTACCCATAAACGTGCAGTTAAAACTGTCAATTTCCACAACCAAATACTTTTAACCATTGAACAAAACAACATTCATTATGTTGCTATGCGTCCTATATGTGAAAATATTGGTTTAGATTGGGCTGCTCAATATTCAAGAATTAAGCGTGACGAAGTGCTTTCGCAAGGTGTTGTCATCATAACAACACCTTCAAATGGTGGAGAACAACAAACACTTTGCCTACCAATCCAATACCTAAACGGTTGGTTGTTTGGCATTGATACAAAAAGAGTTAAACTAGAAATTAGAGAAACCTTAATTAAATATAAAAAAGAGTGCTACCAAGCTCTACATGATTATTGGTTTAAAGGCGAAGCTAAAAGAGAAATTAAACCACAAAAACTCACGAAAGAACACCAACTGTTTTTAAAAGATTTGGTAATGGATCGCACAAAACGGTTGCCGAAAGACAAGCAAGCCAAAGGGGCAATAACCCAATGGTCTGCGTTAAAAACGCATTTTGGTAAGTCTTATAAAGACATTGATGATGAACAGTTTGTGGAGGCAGTGAGCTTATTGGCAAGGTTGCCATTAGAGGGCGAGCTAATCGTTGAACAACAAAATACAGAGATGATTCAACTGCCCTACTCTATTTTTCTCGGTATTATGAAACATACTCGCTTGGCGAAGAAACTCGGTGAAAAAACAGAAACACTGCATAGAACGCTTTTTGAGTTATTAAAGATAGATCGTTATACCAGAAACGATCTTGCCGCCATAGCCTATGATGTCAGAGCTGAATTTAATGCTGTCTTAGATGTGGGCGAAAAATACTTGCGAGAATATCAAATTAAAAATGGCTTACTAGAGGAAATAAAGCCTAGAGTAAGAATGATAGCAAAATACTAG
- a CDS encoding phage tail assembly protein T, translating to MAEIEQMPESHLQEYQLFYQQQPFGLWREDYRTAQISHLLAMINSDPKKSSSKLSEFMPFFPTTSEQTQEQVFDDGSEVFLASR from the coding sequence TTGGCTGAAATTGAGCAAATGCCAGAAAGCCACTTGCAAGAATACCAACTCTTTTATCAACAACAACCCTTTGGGCTTTGGCGAGAAGATTACCGCACCGCTCAAATTAGCCATTTATTAGCGATGATCAACAGCGATCCAAAAAAATCTTCGTCCAAGCTTAGTGAGTTTATGCCTTTTTTCCCTACAACGTCAGAACAAACACAAGAGCAAGTCTTTGACGATGGTTCAGAGGTGTTTTTGGCGAGTCGTTAG
- a CDS encoding P22AR C-terminal domain-containing protein has translation MAWLWFGHKQMNELLGELIEPLEALGSRFKGKVYSHHHEYRRQYENTQQTLQRLIRPFVNSKELNWTRVIPCICPNRQLINKTDF, from the coding sequence TTGGCTTGGTTATGGTTCGGACATAAACAAATGAACGAACTACTTGGCGAACTTATCGAGCCACTAGAAGCATTAGGCTCACGATTTAAAGGCAAGGTGTACAGCCACCACCACGAATATCGCCGACAATACGAAAATACCCAACAAACGCTACAACGGCTGATACGTCCTTTTGTTAATTCTAAAGAACTTAACTGGACAAGGGTAATTCCATGTATCTGCCCAAACCGACAGCTTATTAATAAAACGGATTTCTAA
- a CDS encoding BRO-N domain-containing protein, with amino-acid sequence MSNQISFQTFNFNNTPIRIEIKNKEPLFCLTDVAQVLDIQNANPLRFNLKNDGIHLMYSVDSKGRKNEITFINEPNLYRVIFKSRKAEAVKFQDWIFEEVIPQIRQTGRYSIQQ; translated from the coding sequence ATGTCTAATCAAATTTCATTTCAAACTTTTAATTTTAATAACACCCCTATCCGTATTGAAATTAAAAACAAAGAACCATTATTTTGTTTAACTGATGTCGCTCAGGTTTTGGATATTCAAAATGCTAACCCATTGAGATTTAACTTAAAAAATGACGGTATACATTTAATGTATAGTGTCGATAGTAAGGGCAGAAAGAATGAAATTACATTCATTAACGAACCTAATTTATATCGAGTGATTTTCAAATCACGCAAAGCAGAAGCGGTAAAATTCCAAGACTGGATTTTTGAAGAAGTGATCCCGCAAATCCGCCAAACAGGGCGGTATAGTATTCAGCAATAA
- a CDS encoding phage antirepressor N-terminal domain-containing protein — METLKAEFLGQQITLVDNNGVAYVAMREIVEGIGLDWKSQHRKLIYQSGKFSCGHITTTGKDGKKYEMLCIPIKKLNGWLFSINPNKVRSDLKTRLEEYQEECFLALWDYWTLGVARRDEVKNKLLEWKQKDLESKERGSEAGRLLNKRKQEKAMLEIEFLQIKQMELFMPI; from the coding sequence ATGGAAACATTAAAAGCAGAATTTTTAGGACAACAAATCACATTAGTGGATAACAATGGCGTAGCCTATGTTGCTATGCGTGAGATTGTTGAAGGGATTGGACTTGATTGGAAGTCTCAACATAGAAAATTAATCTATCAGTCTGGTAAATTCAGTTGTGGTCATATCACCACAACAGGGAAAGATGGCAAGAAATATGAAATGCTTTGTATCCCCATCAAAAAGCTAAACGGCTGGCTATTTTCAATTAATCCTAACAAAGTGCGTTCGGATTTAAAAACACGCTTAGAGGAATATCAGGAAGAATGTTTCTTAGCTTTATGGGATTACTGGACGCTAGGCGTAGCTAGACGTGATGAGGTTAAGAATAAATTATTAGAATGGAAACAAAAGGACTTAGAATCAAAAGAACGGGGGAGTGAAGCTGGTCGATTGCTAAATAAAAGAAAGCAAGAGAAAGCAATGTTAGAGATTGAGTTTTTACAGATTAAACAAATGGAGCTATTTATGCCAATTTAA
- a CDS encoding XRE family transcriptional regulator, with amino-acid sequence MPLLPFKQLIKEKRIKLNLAQKEVASLTNITPALISKYENGLSKPRIETAKRIAEVLHIDLETLIKSLEQNETSLIKVPFYLSEDYDSDYFHIADDMLPKHIDSKNLLAYYYKGDAMAPLFQDGDILLIDKSDTKITLNSACLIEIEDYCGVKLVSYNDFAKEYILSSVNENYLPIYMNKGKVNIIGRVIWFSRFL; translated from the coding sequence ATGCCTTTATTGCCATTTAAACAGCTAATAAAAGAAAAGAGGATTAAACTAAATCTAGCCCAAAAAGAGGTTGCATCTCTAACAAATATTACGCCAGCACTGATTTCTAAATACGAAAATGGTTTATCTAAACCCCGTATAGAAACTGCAAAACGTATAGCCGAAGTACTACATATTGATTTAGAGACACTTATCAAATCACTTGAACAAAATGAGACTAGCTTAATTAAAGTACCTTTTTACTTAAGTGAAGACTATGACTCAGATTATTTTCATATTGCAGATGATATGTTACCTAAACATATAGATTCAAAGAATTTATTAGCTTACTACTATAAAGGTGATGCTATGGCACCTTTATTCCAAGACGGAGACATTTTACTGATTGATAAATCAGATACAAAAATCACTCTAAATTCAGCATGCTTAATTGAAATCGAGGATTATTGTGGAGTAAAACTTGTTAGCTATAATGATTTTGCTAAAGAGTATATTCTCAGCTCCGTCAATGAAAACTATCTACCAATATATATGAATAAAGGCAAAGTGAACATCATTGGTCGTGTTATTTGGTTTAGTCGATTTTTGTAA
- the yecR gene encoding YecR family lipoprotein, whose protein sequence is MKKLLVIGLISAVLAGCSVNKELVATGGSKADGTIELSFEHSPFETPIINEEKGLELAKKRCSAWGYENAEKFGGQKQICTRFGGFGGCALFLVTIQYQCLDK, encoded by the coding sequence ATGAAAAAATTATTGGTAATTGGATTAATTAGTGCTGTGCTAGCGGGTTGTTCTGTTAATAAAGAGCTTGTTGCCACTGGTGGAAGCAAGGCAGATGGTACAATTGAATTATCTTTTGAACATTCGCCATTTGAAACCCCTATAATCAATGAAGAAAAAGGGCTAGAACTTGCCAAAAAAAGATGTTCTGCTTGGGGATATGAAAATGCTGAAAAATTTGGTGGGCAAAAACAAATATGTACTCGCTTTGGTGGATTTGGCGGATGCGCTCTTTTTTTAGTGACTATTCAATATCAGTGTTTGGATAAATAA